A genome region from Salvelinus fontinalis isolate EN_2023a unplaced genomic scaffold, ASM2944872v1 scaffold_0057, whole genome shotgun sequence includes the following:
- the LOC129842633 gene encoding ketosamine-3-kinase-like yields the protein MEAQLEKELGTSMLNSTGHSGGGCISQGQSFDTDHGRVFVKINHKSQAKRMFDGELASLEAIVMTDTVKVPKPVKVIELDTGGAVLVMEHVDMRGLSRHSKQLGEHLADLHLHNQRQRDRENKEQQTVGKGADVPVIDQFGFQVPTCCGYLPQENEWQSDWVTFYSQHRLQHQLNMVEKSYGDREARELWSQLQLKIPQLFTDIEVFPALLHGDLWGGNVAECSDGPVIFDPASFYGHAEYELGIAGMFGGFSDSFYSGYHNKIPKAPGFEKRNQLYQLFHYLNHWNHFGGGYRGSSLRIMKDLVKY from the exons ATGGAAGCTCAGCTAGAGAAGGAGCTGGGAACCTCCATGCTGAATTCAACTGGCCATTCTGGAGGAGGTTGTATCAGCCAGGGACAGAGCTTTGATACTGACCACGGGAGAGTGTTTGTCAAGATCAACCACAAGAGTCAG GCGAAGCGTATGTTTGATGGGGAGTTGGCTAGCTTGGAAGCGATCGTCATGACAGACACAGTGAAGGTCCCCAAGCCTGTCAAGGTGATAGAGCTGGATACAGGAGGGGCTGTGTTAGTCATGGAACATGTTGACATGAGGGGTCTCAGCAG GCACTCTAAGCAGCTGGGAGAGCATCTGGCTGATCTGCACTTACACAACCAGAGAcaaagggacagagagaacaaGGAACAGCAGACAGTTG GAAAAGGAGCTGATGTTCCTGTCATTGACCAGTTTGGGTTCCAGGTTCCCACTTGCTGTGGATACCTCCCTCAG gAGAATGAGTGGCAGAGTGACTGGGTAACATTCTACTCTCAGCACAGACTCCAGCACCAACTCAACATGGTGGAGAAGTCTTATGGAGACAGAGAGGCCAGGGAACTATGGTCCCAGCTACAg cTGAaaatccctcagctgtttaccgacATCGAGGTGTTCCCCGCCCTGCTTCACGGGGACCTGTGGGGGGGAAACGTAGCAGAGTGTTCCGACGGCCCTGTCATTTTCGACCCCGCCTCCTTCTATGGCCACGCTGAGTATGAGCTGGGCATCGCCGGGATGTTCGGAGGGTTCAGCGACTCCTTCTACTCTGGGTATCACAACAAGATCCCCAAGGCCCCGGGGTTTGAGAAGAGGAATCAGCTGTATCAACTCTTCCACTATCTGAACCACTGGAATCACTTTGGTGGAGGATACAGAGGGTCCTCACTGAGGATCATGAAGGATCTGGTCAAATACTGA